A stretch of DNA from Cryptomeria japonica chromosome 4, Sugi_1.0, whole genome shotgun sequence:
GGTCTTAACAGTAGGGGCTGATAGAGTGACAATCAAGAAGTCCACAAGATTTTccccatatgagcttgtatatggaaaGGAAGCAAGATTTCCCTTAAATAATTTGCTTctagtttataaatttgttacagaAAAATGTTTGGAAGAAGTAATCTTCATGGGGGACAGATTGATGGCTTTAGCTGAGCTGCATGAATGTCGACGAGAAGCTCAGGAAATAAACTTACAGAGACAACAAATGGTAAAACCTTTACATGATAGAAAAGCGTGTGACATATCATTTATAAATGGGGAATGGGTgttaaaatggaatgccaaagatcAGGATAAAGGGAAGCATGGCAAGTTCGATGCACTCTGGTTGGGACCTTTTATCATTTCAGAAAAAGGTGGAGAAAAATCCTATTACCTGCAGGATATTGATGGTCAAATGCAGGAGTTCCCAATTCATGCTCAGTATCTTCAGCATTTTTTCTGTTGATAAGCAGGgagtatttttgtatcataatagtttaaatttctttttgttttttgttttcaattttcatgttggtctgctttccagagataactaggatcttgctatgtccttaaagagaacatacattcccagaaagagccattgttagcacatatttttacaaaatattttatgttgaatagaggcctttttcttttatcatatgagcatttattactggtttgcatgtgcaggaactTTATTAGCATACAAGTAAAGTTCTCTAAGTTTCAGCTATTTTAGGAatatcaaggtatcacttgggcacactgagggcatgcactgagtatagactgcacaaggaatccattatgaAGCATTTGTCAATAGAGGAGTCATTATGGTGTGATCAAGGTTTGTCTTCTAGTATGTTTCAAACCCTGTGGGAAAAGTTGGGATCATCAATTTACAGGATGGATGACTCATTTGTGTTAAATTGCAAAATTTCACTTATACCGATGAAACAGAGCGCGGACTCATTGGAGCGCTTAAAAAATACTCAACACGGTGCGTACTCCTGGAAGGGTCATTCCATCGAGATAGCTTGTTTCAATGAGGTAGTAGGCGGTTTTTTTCTATCGGCTTGTTGGCAAAGCGAagaaattgctataccgataacctATGAAACCATCGGTATAACTTATAATGGTATGGCAAAGCTTATCATATAGTATCGGGAGATCGGAAGTAATGAGAAATttttatcccgatacccgatgactaAAGTAAAGTGAAGGCAAGCCCATCGGAAAAAAGAACCATATCGGAGTAATGCAGAAATAGCTAgatcgatccccgatgacatggagaattggAGGGCAGAgctatcggtattacctatactgataaaacaaactcggaagcataaaaCACAAAAGCACACCGAGAACACAtcgagacttcgggaggaatagaaaaaggctattccgacctcCAATGAAGATAGAAGCACTTACGGGGGCATCGGCGTGAGTTATATCGATAAAGAAATCATCTAATGAGGattcatcgggacatcggaagaagaacTTTTATGTTATGTCGAAACCCGATAGGACCATTTAGGCAAATGGTAAGTGCAAGGAGTTCCTCGGGATAAGTTATGCCGATAACGCGGTGGTCTTAGTCAGAATGTAGATTGGAATATTGAGATCATCAGGGCATTGGAGGGACATGAAATAAACTATGCTGACACCCGATGAGTTAAATAAAAGGAAACCAAAGGCGAATGCATCAGGGAGAGTTATGCAGATGGAACGTTAAAACAAAAGGCAAAGTTGAGGCTGAAGTGATGCCCGTCGGGATGAATTAAACCATTaggataaagaaaaaattgatatcCCGAGACCCAATAAGTGGGTCAAGATAGTTTGTGCAGTTCAAAAAGCAAAAAAGTGGTAAAGTCATAACAACCGGCACCAAACATTTGAATCATCAGGAGGAGTCTCGCCGATTAGCCGTTGGAcgtcttgatgaagaagaactgAAAAAAtggtttccattaaatgcatcaGTTGAGTAGATCTGTTGCCGCAAGAAGTAAATCCATCGAGATTTGCAATAATCAATTgcaagattggactccttgggataTATAGCCAGTATTGTAGAGTAGCATTTCTCATGAAGTTATTGCAGAAAGATATCAAGTGCTTATTGAGAAAATTTCTCAATTACTGAGCATAGAGTGAAGGAATTTGTAGAGATGGAGGGGTaaagctcaaaagggaagtgaaAGGTTGCCAAAATATCCAGTACCATGGCAAAAAAATCAAAGCGTGAGGTCAGTGAGGTCTAAAGAAAGCTAAATTAGGACATGATAGACCAATTGGGATCTCATGGGGCTATGTCACGCAAAGATAAGGTAAATTTGCCTATCCGAGACCAGTTGGAGGATAGATATAGAGAGATTGGAGATGTATTCACCACAGTGTGAGGGCACgagttgttccttttccattacttccgtagggatgagcccatgccaatttcaaacccatggaaaacTGTTCTaggtaaacttgtagtacccaatgtgtttgtgaatattgatttgttaaagcttttagtaagacattatgatgcaaacaagCGATGCATTATGTTGCTTGATGGGACTGCTCTAGTGCACTTTGCAAAGCTACAATTGATgaagtttttgcagtagatttggaggcagatgtgcctttatcttttgtagatttggaagaggagtacaggaagatggacactacatactAGGGCTGGAACCTCACTGTCCACAAAGCAGAGAAGGGGAGACTAATAGAGGAAGATGGTCCTCGTTatgacatgactattttcaagaagtatctgtaatatacatatatggcttgtggtcaggtgggaggagttgaagctcctaatGTGGCATACATAGAACTGTTGGTTCTAGCAGCAAAAATTCAGAGGCATGAGCCCAGGGTTTTTGACTTCGCTTCATACCTGGTAGACAGATTGCATAAAGGTTTCTTGAACATGAAGGATAATCCAGACAAACATTTCAAGCACTATTAATTGTTAAtgcatattgttttattttatgggaaacttagagggttatggccgaaagaattgaatgtaaatacagttgggaaggatgcaaaggagaaaccagtgcaattatgggtttccctttgggattacagatttgtgaattctcattacctcaaatttgaggaattctttatGAAACCagttttctttctctttggtgagcCTCGGCAAGGATCATTTTATGAGGAGGTCAAGAAGTTTCTTAAGCCTCAcgagcaccaaaatccaaaggtcaatcacaactggggtgattggtactcgtgCCACAATTTCACTTTTGTTCGATgttatggatttgagggttatccatatgtGCTACCAAAGCTTGCACCAGACAGgattgccttcttggaaattgtaaggcagttaagtgtgtctaatgccaaaTATTTCAGAGGAGCACACAACTAGGCTTTCCTCCCTGACACACTTCACTttcaggattttaaaattgtatcaaccAGGGCATATGAGGCCATTTATaggaagctggtggatgaatacaacttgTTTCAGCATGCATCTATAACACACTATGATCCTAAGGGTTACATCTATTCAAGCAGGAAAAGACGGGAGTTGGGAGACTACTTCCATCAggaagatgaatttgaagacatgcaaaaataaggaggtggaagagcttgcagAAGTTATGGGGACCCTGGAAAACAAACTAGAGGAAAAAAGGCAGAGACTAGAAAAGATGGAGAGAGAACcagcccaaagtgattcaggggaaaatgaagtagtctccaagctcCATGCACCTGAGAACGAGAAGGACTCAAAAGCACAGAATAGGCTTATTGTTGCTCTTAATGCAGAAACAAATGAAAGAATGGCAgagcatgtttcttttgtatctaatgatcgattcattaagtctaaggaattcaaataATTCTTTTACCACTTGaagggtaagaaattaagggaagcagtACCAAACGTTACCCCTGAGAATGAAGCAGAAATGATGAAGAGGTTGAAGAAATACATTGACACggaagttgagactatgaccccgCAAAAGGGTAGGCAATTGCTAGTAGAGGCCGaaataattgtgtttccaggatgggacctgagtgcttcatttagttttgattctttgttacattcagataataaggatatgaaattgaacatccaaggagtgcaagatatttttattggaacaagatatgatccaaatgaggaagaaatgttattgtgggccttatatcctcctaataaaaggccaaaaatcattgatgtcgaataaagcttttggtcacatgatgaccttgaaagtTGGAGAAGTAGATCCCATGGTCCCAGCAGACAtgggtattaatatttcaaaattcaataaggcccaaatgaaacatgagatagcagagaagaataagtataaggctttatatgaagagacccttaagaggagtgggcacctggttccccaaattacagattcaggaggccaatggaagaaaaaaattgaaaagctatcttatgaacaCAATAAGTTGAAAAAAGAGATGAGAAGCATTAGGGCCCATACCGCTTGTGTGTTGCTAAGTAGgagatatgacaatatggagaaatcATTGAACAAATTTTGGGATGAATATcaaaggaacatggacaatatagtttcacacaccagaattcgagatagactcgAACATGTTGTTATAGGATGCATCAACCAGagagaaagtaaagaagaaggtgCAGGGTCTTCTTGTTACACATGAAGAAATTACAAAGGAATTAAagtctgaatttgatgaatgccagcAGATTGTTCAGCATGGGGTTCCCAGTCTGGTAGATGATGTAGGTGTAATCAAGGACAAAACCGTATGGATCTTTGAGTGCAAGTCTAtgcttagtgcagcccaagccatcaccagagcagatgtccttgacatgaatgacacgGCCGATCAGTTGGAGAATTTTTATGTGATCGAGAATGCAACCAAGGATGCAATCTTCAATGCTACAACATACAAGGATTCGGGCTACTTGCGGCACATTCAAAAGTACGGACACCGGCTGGATCGAAAGTCTTAGTGTTGTGTTTTAGTTTGtgtaatgtaattgatatcttAGTTAGGCTTTTAATTATTGTTCAattagttgttaagataatgaaagggtgtgtcctttcattcatgtCTTTTAGCATATGTATTTGTATTGAGTCATTTTATATCAAATGGGGTCACAATTTTTTAAAGGAACATCATACTGTTGTAGGGACTGAAACTCGTATGTATTAGGAAATTTTATAGGgagaagaagtatcatttttgtgtaagcaaattgtaatgaagtatctccaaTTGTAGCTTTTGTGTACTGTCATTTCTCagagattaatatacaagattcactaTTTCTACTTCAAATGCATTGTCTAATTTATGTGTTGATGAAacattctttgtcctcttgataaatttgtttagggatttgttgtaatgtgaatcacatgttgttacattaaatgtgagattgggttcttattgtttatgtgacacatactgaaccattatagtgattattaatattgtctcctgagttgataaagttgtttgtccacaaagtatcatatatattatgagatagaggcactagtctgttattCATTCTCTGAGATTTTGATTTGATATGCATAACGTCCTTGAGAGAAAATCATTCTTCTGAAACCTTTTGAATTATTCTATTGCATATTCTTGAATGTCCTGaaagcattttatttccaaaatacaacaatctttatagacaattatctttacattcagttttcaatttcaaaagcattcaaataaaagcactcaGCGATGGTAGGAAATTATTGCCATTCTTGCAAAGGGTTGTCTTAGcaaagtttaaatccactttaaataactctttttgtgcttgagagggagaggtatacccacctaggttcaatggagccttaagtgcagagggatttggtctttgaccatccctgttcattggccaaggctagttgggtCAGTTTAGGGCttggcaaatccttaagttttccaatatgtggttttgggcaccaacagaccCAAGGATAGAAACAACCTCAGAATATTTGATGAGAATGAAGAAACACCATTTGATTTGGATCTGTTTGAAGAATACTTCAAGTACACTTATTATTCTATTTGTTAGATCCGTGGAATTAAATCTAACCCCTCATGGATGTGTTACCCATGATATTGGCCATGGATGTGTAGACACTCGATGCCCGACTATTCAATTATGTGTCACAAATGGTAGATTGTATAAATAATGGTTTAGAGAGGATTAAAAACAATCCTCACGAGATTCATTTCAGGCATTATTCTGTATTAATGCATATGCTTCTATATGTTGGGCAAAGTGTTAGGGTTGCAAATTTTTGCATCCTTTCATGGGGAAATTTCAAATTTGTCATCTCCTTTTAGCCGTTGGTTTGGGTTGATTTCTTTTAATCTCGCATTGGATCTTTTGTTGGCTAAGGTTTTATTGGTTGTTGGCTTTCCTTACATGTTGTTCCCTTAGCTTTAGGACCCTAATGACCCCTCATACCCTCATTGTAAGTTGCACATGCTATATTTTAGTATGCTTAGTTCAAGCCCCGCATTACCacaaattttccttttgtttcttAGATTTAGCAGCGGGCCCACGGGTAATATTTATTAGCTTCATAAAGGTTTATCCTGCTGCTCCACAGTTTTTTAAGTCCACCAAAATATAATCATCGTATGCATATGGTTCGTGTGCTCATGAAGTGATGAAGATATCGTGCCCTCATGGTTTACCTTCTAATTTCCTCTTTAAGCATACGAGTGAGCAGAGATGCCAATAATGTTATCTCATGCCCCTACGATATAGTTTGATAAAAATATGTGACTAGAGCGGGCTCACAGAGTAAACCTAAATGTTTGAGGCTTAGTGAAGGTATTGTGTCCCGTGTTCCCGCGATAGAACCTTATGGAGGTCAAGTAAGGGGGAAAATTTGTGGGAGACATTAGAGTTGGTAAACATCCACCCCGCACCCCCACATGTGAAACTTTAGGATGGTAAATAGATGAGAAGGTGTGCGGTAAGCTTTAGAAGAAGTGAATCTAGATACTGAGAAGTCACCTAAAATGATATACATTGGTAGGAAGTTAAGCCCCATTGTCAGGGATAATGTGATACAATTGTTAAAGAAATATAAAGGAgttttcacttggtcatatgatgacttgAAATCTTATAGAGAGGATTTGTTCCAACATGAAATACTGTTGAATCCATGTGCTAAACCATTTAGATAGAAACAAAGACCAACTAATCCAGTTTTGGCCAAAAAAATACAACAAGAGTTGACCAAGTTAAGAAGGCGAAATAATCAAGTCAATCAAACATTCTTCTTGGGTCTCAAATCTGGTACctattagaaagaagaatggggacataaggttATGTGTTGACTTTAGAAACTTGAACATTGCTTCACtaaaagataattacccattaccAAACATGGAGGCTATGTTACAGAAAGTGACCAGTTGTGAActcttgtccatgatggatgggtgcTCAGGTTACAACCAGGTGAAGGTTAAGGAGTCAGAGCAGTACAAAACATCTTTTACAACTCCTTGGGGAACCTATATTTATGTAAGATGTCTTTTGGTTTGACAAATGTTGGTGCcacatttcagagagcaatggaggTGGCATTTGTAGACTTGATAAATATAATCATCATTGTATACCATGATAACCTTACTGCTTTTTCTAAACGTGTCGAAGACAATTGTGGGCACTTAGAGAGGATACTTACAAGGTCATTGGAGTATGGTATttcactaaatcctaagaaatgtaatTTTGGTGTAACGGAAGGTAaattgttgggatatgttgtttcTAAAGAAGGAATCAAAATAGACCTTGAAAGAGTGGCAGCAATTGATAAGATTGCAATTCCAAGTATTGTAAAAGAAATATAGGAATTCTTTGGTcagattaattttgttaggagatttttttcaaattttgcaaagATTGTGAAGCCCATTGCCCGGATGCTAAAGAAGGGAGTCAAGATTGATTGGATAGATGAAGTGTTGGGTGCTTTTGCAGGTATCAAGAAAGCCATTAAAGAGGCCCTAGTTTTTAAATCTCCTGAATATGATAAGCCTTTTCAGTTATTTTCCTTTGCTTCCTTCCACACCATTGCTGCAGTATTATTACAAAAGAATGATCAAGGTTTCAAGCAGCCTATTGCCTTATTTAGTAAAACATTGCAGGCAACAGAGCTCAAGTACGATATTATTCAGAAACAAGCATATGCCTTGGTTAAAGTGGTAAAGAATTTTAGATCATACCTGGTGTGCGCTAAAGTTTTTGCATATGTACCTAATGCAGCAGTTAAGGATGTGTTTTCTCAATCTGAAGTGACCAGACATAGgggtagatggatcaatagaatccaa
This window harbors:
- the LOC131031129 gene encoding uncharacterized protein LOC131031129, whose product is MLGDNKKAWDSNLVLTVGADRVTIKKSTRFSPYELVYGKEARFPLNNLLLVYKFVTEKCLEEVIFMGDRLMALAELHECRREAQEINLQRQQMVKPLHDRKACDISFINGEWVLKWNAKDQDKGKHGKFDALWLGPFIISEKGGEKSYYLQDIDGQMQEFPIHAQYLQHFFC